The Coffea arabica cultivar ET-39 chromosome 2c, Coffea Arabica ET-39 HiFi, whole genome shotgun sequence genome includes the window tttaaattttattattttatcatTAATATGTAACTTTTTGAAATTTATACGAGTGCTGAGAACGTATATTTGGTCCGACGGTGATTCAATTTCTGTCGATTCCTTTTAAAATAAGTTAAAATAAAAGTAGATATTGTCTTCACGattgatggaaaaaaaaaaaaaaaaagggtttagaACAAGTGATAACAtaacctgttttttttttttcccctttctttttgAGGAAACGACATCACCTTCAAGTTTTCAACAACAAAGAGGGGACCTTTTTCGGTGCGAATTGAATAATGAGCTTCTAAGGCAAGGGGCAAAGATTAGTTTGCTTTTTCCACGTTAGACCGAGTCAAGCCAGCTCTAAATGGACAGACTTTTTCGCACTTTTCTCACATCCTACTCTAAATGTAGCTGTGGAGTTTTGGTGTGAACAGCCCAAGCTGCACCCCCCGCAGACAGAGACACAATCTTCGGCCCATCTGTATCCAATAATGCTAGCTAGGTTCATTAAAACGAGCCGAAATGGGGTGTGTTGAAATTGGGCGAGGCCTAAACTTCATTTAATTCAAAAGTGTCCAGCAGGAGATGGATAATGGGCTAGTTCTCCTCCGCCGATGATTTTGTCTGCGTCGTTACATGcagagagagacaaaaaggagGTAGAGCCACGTGTCATTGGTCTACAGTAGCTGAGACTACTAAGATCTCTCCTAGCCTTTAAAAAATGGGTCAAACCCATAACACAAGCAACGGTGGTCAGGTGTAAGAAAGGGGGGCCATTTTGGACACGGCATTTGTGGTATTAAATATAAAAAGTGGAAGATGCAGTTACTAGACTTGAGGAGAGAGCGGCAAATTCCCCGGCTCCAATAGCTCCGGCTGAGGCCTTAACCcctttccccccccccccccccccccccccccccccaatccCCCCGATAGAGTGACCAAATGCAATTTACATGAACTTGAAGCTGGGGAAGAAAAAGTAAGATTAGGGGATTTTGTTCTAAAACAAGATCAACCAGGAGAATATCTTCAAATTCATTGACATATATATAAACCAAAATGGCAAAGGCACATCCCGACGAGAAATATCAATTACAAGGATGTGTGACAATTCAAGATCAACGCTATAACAAGGACGTCATTGCTTGCGGCGCTAGCGGCATCAATGCCTTCAAATTCAATGCAGATGCACCTGCATTTGTGCCCAGAGCGCCCGTGCCAGCTCCTCCTCCAGCATCTGTGCCCGTTTCGGGCTATTTCCTTCCCTGTTTCCCAATTTTTGGTGGGACTAACGGGACTGATTGGTTATTTCTTGGTGACCAGGATACCATTTCCTTGGTTTCGAAATCCAATGCCACCTCGCCCACGCAGCAATCCAAACATGTTCTCACTGAGGAGCTTCAAAAGAAGATTATCAAGcaggttttcttcttctttttttttcccttccatttttctttctttctttttttttttttctgggcaTAGCATTTCTTGTtgaggggttttttttttccggagaTTAATGGAGCACTTTTTTTCTGTGTAATAGATGGAATATCAGTTCAGTGACATGAGCTTATTGGCAAATGATAACTTGGCCAAGCAGATTTACAAGGACCATGAAGGCTATGGTAAGGATCATCAATCAATAAATAAGACTTTGCTCCGCTTGTAGCATCCCGTATTAACACTATATATAATAGCTATATATACGTTTTCTGATTAATGCCCATTTGCAACAGTTCCAATAGCTAATGTTGCATCAACCAAGAAAATTAAGTCCTTCGTTGGTAGTAATCATCAATTGCTGGCACAGGCTCTTCGGGCCTCTACAAAACTGGTTGGTTCTTTTATGTTATTGCTCTGTCTTTTGCCCGAATACAACACAATAAAAGTAGCTACTGCCTTTCAATTGATCCTTTATCGAGTATATTAATACTTTTCTGCCTTTCAATTTCCGTGTTCCGCAACTAGGATGTAAGTAATGACGGTAAGAGGGTTAAACGTAAGGTGCCATTCACCGACAAAGTGAAAGAGGAGCTGCAGGTACGTACGAACCTGTTTTTCTCGGGTCTCTAATatctcaattttctttttttttttttccgttttttCCTGGGATCAAGGTTGTAATGGTTTGTTCACCTCTGTGTCATTACAGCTGCGGACTATTGTAGCTGAAAATCTACCTGATGATCACTCCCACCAAAACATAGAGAAAATTTTTAATGTGGCCGGATGGTGGGTTTTCAACCTCCTTTCCTTTCATCTATGGCAACATTACCGTAGCTCTAGTGCGCAATGGCATTAAATAGATGTATTTTTGTTCCGTCACAGCGTGAAAACGATTCGGATATGCCATCCTCAGGATCCTAATACTCGTTCGAAGGGAGATTTTATTATCAGTACTAAGGTACAGAAAAATCCAGTTTCGTTTGAATAGAGATGAATCTTCTTGATTGGACATTCAACAATGTGCTTGACTCTTGTGCTTTTTCTGGTGTGGGTCTCGAAAGCTTCATGCGTTAGTAGAGTTCGAGAATAGTGAATCAGCTGAGAGAGCGGTATGTTAATTCACTTTGACCTTGCTGTTGTagtctttcttcctttttagaaaattttttttgggtcctaTTTTGCTCATTTTGCAGCATTTACCACCGGGATTTATCTCGTCAGGTTGAAAAACTCAATGACCAAAAGAATTGGAGAAAAGGCCTACGCGTCAGGTGCTTGCTAAGACGATCGGTACGTTTAATCAACCGGTTATTTGACTACCACATCTCTAATTCTTGTGTTCTTTTCCCCTACCACATGAATTTGAGGTTTCTTGTATAAATGGGACTTTTTGCAGCCAAAGTCCGTCCTGAAGAGCAAGAAGTCAGAGTTTGATGGTCTTTTAGATGACGATGAGACACCACCAGGATCCAGCGTAGTATCACCTGAACTATCTCCTCGCCCAATTATCTCGGATTCACCTCCAGAAAATAACGTTAGTTCCCTTCTTCTTATACCGCTGAAGTTTTTACACCTTGTTGGCAATTGAACTGAATGCCCATCTTCAACATAAAGCTCGGTTCATAAAATAGTATACTTGCATAAGCCACTTTGCCGTAGCCAATGCGTCCATAATCATCTTTCAACATTATGTATTACTATATCACAGTCATTCTTCGAGAACATCTTGGCGGTTTAATGTCCTCCGCGCATGCTAAAACAACCAGGGCACTGTTATTCTTGAAGCAAATGGCAGTGCAAAAGCTTATGATTTTTAGCTTTGATAATTTTTGTGAAGGGTTATGAAAGTTCAGGCGCATCAAAGACGAAAGCATGGAACAAAGGGCGTGGCAAACCTCGACACCGTCTTACCAGTAGTCACAGTGGGCGCGGCTTGCTCTCCTTGTCACCACAGTCGAATAACGGCATCTTCATCCTTGGAGAGGCACCATTGACAAGGCAAAACGCAAAGGGTCCTAAAATGCCAGACGGAACCAGGGGTTTTACCATGGGCAGGGGGAAGCCGATCAGTGTCTCTGTTCCCATCCAGACTTGTCAAGCTGTGGTGTAATTGATGCTTTTTCTACCCAATTTTGCAGCATTACCACTCTTAGCTAAGTGTACAAAAGTttggcaaatttttttttttttttggctggagAGCTAAAGAAAATATAGTCAATCAACAATTGTACGAGGACTGTTCAGCCATCTACCAATAAGCACAGCTGCACGAATACATCATGGCATGCGAGAATCAAGATGATTACCAAGCTGCACCAAGGCTTTATTTATCTCAGCTTTCCCTTGGTTTGGGAAATATGTGTCTTAAGAAAATGATATTCCCTCCCCCTCTAATTGtgccaaaaaatttaaaaaaaaaagaagaagaagaagaagaagaagtttgTGTTGTTCATTCTATTATTCTTTATGAGAATAAAAGATTGTATTTAATTTGTTTCCATAAAACATTATTGTTAATCTTTGAGAAATATAAGTTTCTCAGTTTTGTTCTCGTATCACAGAATGGCACATGCTGCTTTCTATACTAGCCAGAAATATATCATTTGCCTTTTATTGCTATATACTTCCGGTTGCTTTCAATGGGGGCTTGACGGGCAAAATGAATCGTTTTTCATCTAAACTTCTTTTGATTTCCCAATTTGCCATCTGGGCTTTATAGTTTTCTTCTCATCTAAACTTCTTTTGATTTCCCAATGTGCCATCTGGGCTTTATAGTTTTCTAATAAGAGTCCTACAGttaattattcatcaaattctTGACACAGTTTTTCACGTAATATGCATGAAGATAGCAAATTTAAATTGATATTGATTGTACGGTATGAATTATTATCATTCCTTAGCTAAGTAGGTCACCAAAAGACCTCTTATATCTTGTCATGTGGTGGATGAATTAAGTATTGGTCTTGTTCCTTCTCACATAACCTTTGATCGcactattgttttttttttggtacatgtTTTTGCCATCTACTTTTATCGTTGGCTTGCAAAAGATTAATCCTTGCAGTGTCAGTATGACAGTTTTCTGATGTTCTCTACACCATTGCAACACACGATTTAAACTTGGTATGTTTATTATTCCAGTTCTCTAACTGAGTTGAGTTCTACCTTTTTATCGACTAACAAACAGCACTTGAGAATCCTGATGATCTCAGTGCGATATATAGACTAAGCAAAAATCGTACACCTGGAGTTTCTTTCAAGAAAACCCGGCACTGTACACTGTATTGCCATTTTTCTGCGGTGAATTCTTTATCCATTGCTCCTGCTTGCTGGCTTTTTTGTCACCTTTATTGGTGTAGTAGTGGAGCTCTATAAATCCCTCGACCTTATCCTACTTAATTGAATAAAGACTCGATTGACTTACGACGGCTCTGGATCTATCATTAAGGGTTAGTCAGTTTCCTTGAACTTGGAAAAATCATCCTTTATTGAGGAAGGTCTTATCTGATTAATTTGTAGGACAGGAAATGTTTACTCACTGTCTGACTAAAAACATTACACCAGATCCCAATGGAGATACAGTCACCCACATTCTTAGACATACTTATGCTTGAGGTAAGGTTGTATGACGTGATGTGATCATAAAATAGCACGCGCGCTTTCATTGACTTTAACTAGAGGTGTTAAAATGGGTGACTTaggcgggtttgggttgggtaaaatgggtaatgggtataagtgagttgactcatttatacccatttaattaaatgggtataaatgggtaagtcaaaaaatgaattgggtaacccaattacccatttataactcatttattttaactttttacaaactcatttaaattcatttttgcaaactaagttatcaatttataacactctttgtacccatcattagttttaaatatttacttataatgttcaataaacttaattaccaatttttttcatttatactctatgtcacaaaattacctattatttaataattgaataatacgaatataaaaatttgaattaagtactataaaaattaatatagaacttaatccaaaaattttgaacccctaacattttttcatatataaatttaaaatttcattttataaagataagaaaataagctaaaatttatcataaattggtaatgctaaaaaatgagcaagttaacaaactaagaaaaaataaaataataagataaaaccaacaaataataataataataataataatgttaacatcatgacaaaatgaaaaatttgaaaaaaaaaaaggtaggggaaaagaagagacttggggggaaaagaattttaaatgggttaattgggtttgatgggttacccaataatacccattaaataaatgggtattattgggtaacccatttatatccatatacaaaaatttaaaatacccatacccatctattcatgggtgGGTATGGGTAAATCtagttaagtgggttgatttgccacctctaacTTTAACcttggaaatttgtttattctcGACAAATTTCtcatccaaaatccaaaatttttgtattgactgccaaaaaaaaaaaaaaaattttttccacTGTGtttgaagaatattttcttCAGCCTTAATCTCTGCCTTGCTATATCCTCTTTTCTTTGAAGTGCTTGCAATTTCCTCGCATTATCTAATCCTTCTCCAGCTGATGAATTGCAATAGACGAAATCTGATTGAAAGTTATTATGGTGCACCTATCTTCAGTAATATATTGACTAAACAACAAACTGAGGCTACATGGCCACTAGACAGTCAGGACATAGTGGTAAGACCACTCCATAACCTCCCACCAATAATCAAACTCCAATAGCCGTTGTTTCTCTTATATAAACTGCAGCATCATCTTAATGCACTCACCACTGTCTGTCTGCTCAAAATATCTGATATTCAAAAGCTATGGCCAGTAAAACCTTGTCCTGCCTTGGTATCTTCTTCTGTATGATGTTCTTGTTTGAGCCCTTAGCTAATGGCCAACTTGATTATAACTTTTATGATGATTTGTGTCCTAACTTGCCTATGATGGTTCGTTGGGGTGTTTGGGCAGCTctgagaaatgataccagaatggCTGCATCCCTGCTTCGTTTGCATTTCCATGATTGTTTCGTGAATGTAATTCCCATTACAAATAAGATCATTTTCACCTGATTATGTCTATGCATGCTTTTCATGGTTCGCCATAAGCACCTGATTATGTCTATGGATACTTTTCATGGTTCGGTTTCGATCAAGTTTGTGGCAACCGATCAATCTTATTTTGAAGGAGGGATAACCATTCTTGGTGCCATGTACTGGCGGTTACGGCTATTACATGCGAAGAATTCTTTTTCTTTACCCATAAAGTAGAACAAGAAAAGGCCGTGGTTTTTATTTATCAGCTGCACTTTTCTCTTAACAGAATCCTCTACAAGTAGGTCCTTAATAGTTCATTTTCTAGCTGGTGCTAAAGCTAGTAGCATTTTGCCTATTTGTGTCAGTAACAGAATTCTCCAGCCCCGTTTCTAACAGCATTCCTGTAATTTATGTTGTATTTCCAATTTCCCATCCTTTGACTCCACAAAAAAATACTGAAATCATGCAGACAACACCTTTCCTTCTGCAATCAGTTTAGAAGGTATCCATTCAAAGTCCAAATAGGCAGAAAGTATGTTTTCCACTAGAAGTAACGCGAAGGAAAGAATTATGTAGGTTGGAGTTGCTCAATAGTGCAACTTAAAAATTTCTAGTGAACAATAAAAAGTCCAGGAAATACAAAGTACGCATTTACAATTTGAAAGTAGAGTGTTTTTAGTTCAATGAGAACATGTTATACAAACAATTTCTCTTTAGTTGTCTGACCAAGCTAAAATAATTGGGTGAACAAGATATGTTAGTCTTCACACCTAAAGACTCTTGCATTTGTGCATGGATTAGGGAAACATCCAATGGAGTTTTGCAATTGATTGTCCAGATTATGTTAGAAGGAATAGTTCAGTTTGATTTACTTGACAAATTGCAACATGACGAAATTTATAGTTGTCCGGTGCATTTAAACGCCAAAGACTACTTCATCATGAAATGTTATAGATTGCTTAGTGCTGATAGAACAGAATGTTCTATACAGGGTTGTGATGGTTCAGTGCTTCTTGATGAtactccaaatttcaaaggcgaGAAGAATGCTTTGCCGAACCGAAATTCAGCTCGAGGATTTGAGGTCATTGAGAGCATTAAAGCAGATGTTGAAAGAGCTTGCCCGTCAATTGTATCATGTGCTGACATATTAGCTCTTGCAGCTAGAGAAGCTGTCATTCTGGTAAGGATCAAAGTTTTAGTCGAAGTCCAGCATGCTCATTCCACATCCACTGACTAAAGT containing:
- the LOC113722492 gene encoding la-related protein 6C-like, which encodes MAKAHPDEKYQLQGCVTIQDQRYNKDVIACGASGINAFKFNADAPAFVPRAPVPAPPPASVPVSGYFLPCFPIFGGTNGTDWLFLGDQDTISLVSKSNATSPTQQSKHVLTEELQKKIIKQMEYQFSDMSLLANDNLAKQIYKDHEGYVPIANVASTKKIKSFVGSNHQLLAQALRASTKLDVSNDGKRVKRKVPFTDKVKEELQLRTIVAENLPDDHSHQNIEKIFNVAGCVKTIRICHPQDPNTRSKGDFIISTKLHALVEFENSESAERAVEKLNDQKNWRKGLRVRCLLRRSPKSVLKSKKSEFDGLLDDDETPPGSSVVSPELSPRPIISDSPPENNGYESSGASKTKAWNKGRGKPRHRLTSSHSGRGLLSLSPQSNNGIFILGEAPLTRQNAKGPKMPDGTRGFTMGRGKPISVSVPIQTCQAVV